In Alosa sapidissima isolate fAloSap1 chromosome 4, fAloSap1.pri, whole genome shotgun sequence, the following are encoded in one genomic region:
- the dnajc16l gene encoding dnaJ homolog subfamily C member 16 has translation MQKMGGPWRLTWVCLVVWLTMVVLLLETSATAEFDPYKVLGVSRKASQPEIKKAYKQMAKEWHPDKNKDPGAEDMFIKISKSYEILSNEERRSNFDRFGQMDENQQHHSQPAHGFHGFHNSFYFDDSFFHFSRSGRDFADSKYMLHFAQYNNEVVPDSFKRPYLIKITSEWCFTCIHIEPVWKETVQELEALGVGIGVVDIGYERRLANQLGAHRTPSILGLINGRVTVFHYAVVREHLRQFVENLLPQRQVEKVTDSSYLQFLGSWPEENKPSVLLFDQMSEIPLLFKLTAFAYKDHMKFGYVDQGVSETTEVQRQFNINTYAPTMLLFKENTEKPADVIQAKGMKKQIIDEFVSNNRFLVAPRLVNQKLFDELCPVKQFHRRRKYCVLLITGDEDSFSASNSAFLAFASANTREVVRFAYVYQRHQQPLCDALLKNKDAQPPQVVILERRSNTGKVVYKDVLGGWNGSEDDRRRLNEHLDILQRDPTYLSLGATIPELNNELASMFLIQWMYTAYDYICQLYTDLLYSNWREMMPIMSLIFSALFILFGTVIIQAFSESGEEKPSKPKAKEPSKTAEGSAGPESTSSRAPKKTFVEVTELTDITYTSNLVKLKPGHINVVLVLTDSSKQVLLKKFAKEVYSFSGSQSLHYSFLNVDKHQQWMDSLLESAPDALLVDRPDEDDEDSSGTGAKADYTGYVLALNGHKKYFCLFRPVFTGEEVDQSRSSDDDGAAAGGVSGASASMANSTRSRSSSSQRSRSRSRSSSSTRGRQRPTTLQIHHKLDRLNLWMERLLEGTLPRHYIPTWPGLDKITPEKK, from the exons ATGCAGAAGATGGGAGGACCCTGGAGGTTGACATGGGTGTGTCTGGTCGTGTGGCTGACCATGGTTGTCCTGCTGCTGGAAACGTCGGCCACAGCTGAGTTCGACCCTTATAAAGTCCTGGGTGTAAGCAGGAAGGCCAGCCAGCCAGAGATTAAGAAAGCATACAAGCAGATGGCGAAAGAATG gcACCCTGACAAGAACAAAGACCCTGGGGCAGAAGATATGTTCATCAAGATATCAAAATCCTATGAG ATCCTGTCCAATGAGGAGAGACGGTCGAACTTTGACCGTTTTGGGCAGATGGACGAGAACCAGCAGCATCACAGCCAGCCCGCTCATGGTTTCCACGGTTTCCACAACAGCTTCTACTTCGACGACTCCTTCTTCCACTTCTCACGCTCTGGCCGCGACTTCGCCGACAGCAAGTACATGCTTCACTTTGCGCAGTACAACAACGAGGTGGTGCCAGACAGCTTCAAAAGGCCCTACCTGATCAAGATCACGTCCGAGTGGTGCTTCACCTGCATTCACATCGAGCCCGTCTGGAAGGAGACGGTACAGGAACTGGAGGCTCTAG GTGTGGGGATAGGTGTGGTTGACATTGGTTACGAGCGTCGCCTGGCCAACCAGCTGGGTGCCCACCGCACACCCTCCATCCTCGGCCTGATCAACGGGAGGGTGACCGTCTTCCACTATGCCGTCGTCCGCGAGCACCTGCGCCAGTTTGTGGAGAACCTGCTGCCGCAGAGACAAGTGGAGAAG GTGACCGACAGCAGCTACCTGCAGTTCCTGGGCAGCTGGCCCGAGGAGAACAAGCCCAGCGTGCTGCTGTTTGACCAGATGTCTGAGATCCCCTTGCTCTTCAag ctcactgcattTGCCTATAAAGACCACATGAAGTTTGGGTACGTGGACCAGGGAGTCAGCGAGACCACAGAGGTCCAGCGCCAGTTCAACATCAACACGTATGCGCCCACCATGCTGCTGTTCAAGGAGAACACGGAGAAGCCGGCCGACGTCATTCAG GCCAAAGGCATGAAGAAGCAGATTATTGATGAGTTTGTCTCCAACAACCGTTTCCTTGTGGCTCCCCGATTGGTCAACCAGAAGCTGTTTGATGAGTTGTGCCCTGTGAAGCAGTTCCACCGCCGTAGGAa GTACTGTGTGTTGTTGATTACGGGCGATGAGGACTCGTTCTCGGCGAGCAACAGCGCCTTCCTGGCCTTCGCCTCGGCCAACACCAGAGAGGTGGTGCGCTTCGCTTACGTCTACCAGCGCCACCAGCAACCCCTGTGTGACGCGCTGCTCAAAAACAAGGACGCACAGCCGCCTCAG gtggtgatTCTGGAGAGACGCAGTAACACTGGTAAGGTGGTGTATAAGGACGTCCTGGGTGGCTGGAACGGCAGTGAGGATGACCGACGGCGTCTGAATGAACATCTGGACATCCTGCAGAGGGACCCCACGTACCTCAGTCTGGGTGCTACGATACCAGAGCTAAACAACGAGCTAGCCTCt ATGTTTCTGATTCAGTGGATGTACACGGCCTACGACTACATCTGCCAGCTGTACACAGATCTGCTCTACTCCAACTG GAGAGAGATGATGCCCATCATGTCCCTGATCTTCTCTGCCCTCTTCATCCTGTTTGGCACCGTCATCATCCAGGCCTTCAG TGAGTCTGGCGAGGAGAAGCCCAGCAAGCCCAAAGCAAAGGAGCCGTCCAAGACTGCAGAGGGGTCAGCTGGCCCAGAGAGTACTTCCAG TCGGGCGCCCAAGAAGACCTTTGTGGAGGTGACTGAGCTGACGGACATCACGTACACCAGTAACCTGGTCAAGCTAAAGCCAGGTCACATCAACGTGGTTCTAGTACTCACCGACTCCTCCAAACAGGTTCTGCTCAAGAAGTTCGCCAAGGAGGTTTACTCTTTCTCAGG GAGTCAGTCTCTTCACTACTCGTTCCTGAATGTGGATAAGCACCAGCAGTGGATGGACTCACTGCTGGAGTCCGCCCCTGACGCCCTCCTGGTCGACCGTCCAGATGAAGACGACGAGGACAGCTCTGGTACTGGGGCCAAAGCCGACTACACAGGCTACGTGTTAGCATTGAATGGCCACAAGAAGTACTTCTGCCTGTTCCGACCCGTCTTCACTGGGGAGGAGGTTGACCAGAGCCGATCCTCTGATGACGATGGAGCTGCAGCTGGAGGAGTCAGCGGTGCGTCGGCATCGATGGCGAACAGCACACGCTCGCGTTCCAGCTCCAGCCAGCGGTCCCGCTCACGCTCCCGATCGAGCTCCAGCACAAGGGGGCGCCAGAGGCCCACCACGTTGCAGATCCACCACAAGCTAGACCGGCTGAACCTGTGGATGGAGAGGCTGCTGGAGGGCACACTGCCTCGCCACTACATCCCCACCTGGCCCGGCCTGGACAAGATCACCCCTGAGAAGAAGTAA
- the cdab gene encoding cytidine deaminase b, with amino-acid sequence MSTLQLRQEKMVNGHGSGPQMCTERQRTQEGVVGLIRASLEAKEFAYCPYSKFRVGAALLAHDGKVFTGCNVENACYNLGICAERNAISKAVSEGYRDFKSIAIASDLSDQFISPCGGCRQFMREFGASWDVYLSKPDGTYVEMTVDELLPGSFGPEDLNMKKLHNIPNEF; translated from the exons ATGAGTACCCTTCAGCTGCGACAGGAGAAGATGGTGAACGGCCACGGATCGGGACCGCAGATGTGCACAGAGCGGCAAAGAACGCAGGAGGGGGTGGTGGGATTGATCCGGGCGTCTCTGGAGGCCAAGGAGTTCGCCTACTGCCCTTACAGCAAGTTCCGCGTCGGGGCAGCCCTCCTGGCCCACGACGGGAAAGTGTTCACAG GCTGTAATGTGGAGAACGCCTGCTACAACCTGGGCATCTGCGCAGAGAGGAACGCCATCTCAAAAGCCGTCTCGGAGGGCTACAGGGACTTCAAATCTATTGCCATTGCCAG CGACCTGTCTGATCAGTTCATCTCTCCGTGCGGAGGCTGCAGACAGTTCATGAGAGAG TTTGGGGCCAGTTGGGACGTCTACCTGTCCAAACCTGATGGCACCTATGTGGAGATGACTGTCGATGAGCTACTGCCAGGATCCTTTGGACCCGAGGATCTCAACATGAAGAAATTACACAACATTCCCAACGAGTTCTAA
- the LOC121706521 gene encoding trypsin isoform X1, with product MRGSEVQSVFRRVPSISSPELSHFPSWPLKTQRRKLVLDINATGACPQRIIGGEEVTPYSIKYQVSIQFNNQHYCGGTLIHPQWVVSAAHCWRPSYLIQVVLGEHNLGVKEGFEQVANISRIIVYYSYNYRTFDNDIMLVKLERPLELNANIQPALLPSEDSSLLPGTVCTVSGWGVTKVYSYYLSPVLRAVDVNTIPNCQYYYYFRISENMLCAGTSFGGKDSCQGDSGGPLICNGRFEGIVSWGISCANPYFPGVYTKVRNYVRWINWIIKNDSSD from the exons ATGAGAGGGTCTGAGGTTCAGTCAGTCTTCCGTCGGGTGCCAAGCATCTCCAGTCCAGA attgTCCCATTTTCCGTCTTGGCCACTGAAGACCCAGAGAAGAAAGCTTGTACTGGATATAAATGCAACTG GTGCATGTCCACAGAGAATCATAGGTGGCGAAGAGGTAACACCGTACTCCATCAAGTACCAAGTGTCCATCCAGTTCAACAACCAGCACTACTGCGGCGGAACCCTTATACACCCACAATGGGTCGTCTCTGCTGCCCACTGCTGGAGGCC aAGCTACCTGATCCAGGTGGTCCTTGGCGAGCACAACCTTGGGGTTAAAGAGGGCTTTGAGCAGGTGGCCAACATCTCCAGGATCATTGTCTACTACAGCTACAACTACCGCACGTTTGACAACGACATCATGCTGGTTAAG CTGGAGCGCCCTTTGGAACTCAATGCCAACATCCAGCCGGCGCTGTTGCCCAGTGAGGACAGCTCCCTGCTCCCTGGCACTGTGTGCACGGTGAGCGGCTGGGGCGTCACCAAGGTGTACAGTTACTACCTGTCGCCCGTGCTCAGGGCTGTGGACGTCAACACCATCCCCAACTGCcagtactactactacttcaGGATATCGGAGAACATGCTGTGCGCAGGCACAAGCTTTGGGGGCAAGGACTCCTGCCAG GGTGATTCGGGCGGTCCGCTCATCTGCAACGGGCGCTTCGAGGGCATCGTCTCCTGGGGCATCAGCTGTGCCAACCCCTACTTCCCCGGCGTCTACACTAAAGTACGCAACTACGTGCGCTGGATCAACTGGATCATCAAGAACGACAGCTCCGATTAG
- the LOC121706521 gene encoding trypsin isoform X2 — translation MGEAYSAMPVRHCTVLLCFILLTFQGACPQRIIGGEEVTPYSIKYQVSIQFNNQHYCGGTLIHPQWVVSAAHCWRPSYLIQVVLGEHNLGVKEGFEQVANISRIIVYYSYNYRTFDNDIMLVKLERPLELNANIQPALLPSEDSSLLPGTVCTVSGWGVTKVYSYYLSPVLRAVDVNTIPNCQYYYYFRISENMLCAGTSFGGKDSCQGDSGGPLICNGRFEGIVSWGISCANPYFPGVYTKVRNYVRWINWIIKNDSSD, via the exons ATGGGAGAAGCGTATTCAGCTATGCCAGTCAGACACTGCACTGTCCTCCTCTGTTTTATCCTGCTAACTTTTCAAG GTGCATGTCCACAGAGAATCATAGGTGGCGAAGAGGTAACACCGTACTCCATCAAGTACCAAGTGTCCATCCAGTTCAACAACCAGCACTACTGCGGCGGAACCCTTATACACCCACAATGGGTCGTCTCTGCTGCCCACTGCTGGAGGCC aAGCTACCTGATCCAGGTGGTCCTTGGCGAGCACAACCTTGGGGTTAAAGAGGGCTTTGAGCAGGTGGCCAACATCTCCAGGATCATTGTCTACTACAGCTACAACTACCGCACGTTTGACAACGACATCATGCTGGTTAAG CTGGAGCGCCCTTTGGAACTCAATGCCAACATCCAGCCGGCGCTGTTGCCCAGTGAGGACAGCTCCCTGCTCCCTGGCACTGTGTGCACGGTGAGCGGCTGGGGCGTCACCAAGGTGTACAGTTACTACCTGTCGCCCGTGCTCAGGGCTGTGGACGTCAACACCATCCCCAACTGCcagtactactactacttcaGGATATCGGAGAACATGCTGTGCGCAGGCACAAGCTTTGGGGGCAAGGACTCCTGCCAG GGTGATTCGGGCGGTCCGCTCATCTGCAACGGGCGCTTCGAGGGCATCGTCTCCTGGGGCATCAGCTGTGCCAACCCCTACTTCCCCGGCGTCTACACTAAAGTACGCAACTACGTGCGCTGGATCAACTGGATCATCAAGAACGACAGCTCCGATTAG
- the LOC121707545 gene encoding trypsin-3-like, producing the protein MAGLGCWSWLCLQLLVLIRCEGVEQEERGVRIVGGHPLSPNTVKYIVSLQSTKRQHFCGGSLVHTRWVLTAAHCNIGVENMLVVAGEHFLDLADGTEQYFKPQRLIPHPSYDQFTKNADIMLIKLGKPALLNNFVSLVPLPRQDEGVLEGRMCQVSGWGYTSHKSGHLSPTLHSATLPAISIARCNSSQSFSGNITSSMMCAGYHTGGRDACEGDSGGPLVCEGRLHGVVSWGNGCGDAKFPGVYTSVAKFRRWIDRTVYSSFSRCFKY; encoded by the exons atggcaGGCCTGGGTTGCTGGAGCTGGCTGTGCCTGCAGCTCCTGGTGCTAATTAGGT GTGAGGGAGTCGAGCAGGAGGAGCGTGGTGTCCGGATCGTCGGTGGGCACCCGCTGTCGCCAAACACCGTCAAGTACATCGTCTCCCTGCAGAGCACCAAGAGGCAGCACTTCTGTGGGGGGTCGCTGGTGCACACGCGCTGGGTGCTCACAGCAGCACACTGCAACATCGG GGTGGAGAACATGTTGGTTGTGGCGGGGGAGCACTTCCTGGATTTGGCAGACGGTACGGAACAGTACTTCAAACCACAGCGCCTCATACCACATCCATCCTATGACCAGTTCACCAAAAACGCCGACATCATGCTCATTAAG CTGGGCAAGCCTGCGTTGCTGAACAATTTTGTGTCCCTGGTCCCACTGCCCCGTCAGGACGAGGGGGTGTTGGAGGGGCGCATGTGCCAGGTGTCGGGGTGGGGGTACACTAGTCACAAGAGTGGgcacctctcccccaccctGCACAGCGCCACCCTGCCCGCCATCTCCATCGCCCGCTGCAACAGCAGCCAGTCCTTCAGTGGCAACATCACCAGCAGCATGATGTGCGCTGGGTACCACACCGGGGGCAGAGACGCCTGCGAG GGTGATTCTGGCGGCCCACTGGTGTGTGAGGGGCGACTCCATGGTGTTGTCTCCTGGGGCAACGGCTGCGGCGACGCCAAGTTTCCAGGAGTGTACACATCCGTGGCAAAGTTCCGCCGGTGGATCGACCGGACCGTCTACAGTTCCTTCTCACGTTGCTTTAAGTATTGA